A single region of the Stegostoma tigrinum isolate sSteTig4 chromosome 8, sSteTig4.hap1, whole genome shotgun sequence genome encodes:
- the LOC125456379 gene encoding ankyrin repeat and SOCS box protein 17-like — MSDDAERCCKELELRQTVFGELLEKVAVKRLLGPVYRNWEPLIYHTLSHILRHVDAPGFDSLLSDYITFVHRPRDKRTLSFYLEFTEICINTILYWLFARKVSSLLVQKLLEKTVSYLGDRGNQLGLIWRTFTPVYNPSPLSGVTPLHFVAQNRQSDILKILLQYGILEREESPTSTILIILFYPTSVARVHNLESTNIIEEAKLCLGLCVRVVYRINVAQIKAYISFRRQPLVSNWLDYIPVTRYQEPCELLHLCRMSIRSSLLANSGLPKGISLLPLPKLLQNYLNLER; from the exons ATGTCTGACGACGCTGAAAGGTGCTGTAAAGAGCTAGAATTACGGCAGACTGTTTTTGGggagctgctggagaaagtggctGTGAAGAGGTTACTGGGTCCAGTATACCGCAACTGGGAGCCACTCATTTACCATACCCTATCACACATCCTTCGCCACGTCGATGCACCGGGTTTTGATTCCCTCCTCTCTGATTACATCACTTTCGTCCATCGGCCCCGGGATAAGAGGACCCTCAGTTTCTACTTGGAGTTCACAGAGATCTGCATCAACACCATCCTGTACTGGCTGTTTGCCCGTAAGGTCAGCTCCCTGTTGGTGCAAAAACTACTGGAGAAAACTGTCAGCTATCTGGGAGACAGGGGCAACCAGCTGGGATTGATCTGGAG AACTTTCACACCAGTGTACAATCCAAGCCCACTGAGCGGTGTGACCCCCTTACACTTTGTAGCTCAAAACAGGCAGTCAGACATTCTGAAGATTTTACTCCAGTAtgggatactagagagggaggaaAGTCCCACGTCCACAATCCTCATCATCCTCTTCTACCCAACATCAGTAGCAAGGGTGCATAACCTTGAGTCAACAAATATAATAGAGGAGGCAAAACTGTGTCTCGGTTTATGCGTTAGAGTGGTGTATCGCATTAATGTCGCACAAATTAAG GCGTATATTAGTTTTAGACGGCAACCCCTCGTTTCTAACTGGTTGGATTACATTCCTGTGACAAGATATCAAGAGCCCTGTGAGCTCCTTCACCTTTGCAGAATGTCTATTAGAAGCTCCCTGCTAGCCAATAGTGGGCTGCCTAAAGGAATTTCTTTGTTGCCGCTACCCAAATTGCTTCAGAATTACTTGAATTTGGAAAGATAA